The Chryseobacterium aureum genome contains a region encoding:
- a CDS encoding M16 family metallopeptidase, protein MRKILSSLSVIFLMSANAFGQNIPVDPSVRIGTLSNGMKYYIKKNALPEKKVEFRLAINAGSILEDENQRGLAHFMEHMNFNGTKNFPDNKLVDFLQSIGVKFGQHLNASTGFDETVYMLPVPLDKPGNLDAGLKVMEDWAFNATLSDEQINKERGVVLEELRLGLGPDKRMMDRYLPKLLYKSHYADRIPIGKKEVLENFTPDLIRQFHQDWYRPDLMALVVVGDINADEIEKKIKDQFSKYKNPSKPKERKSFDLPNHKETLVAIETDPEATGSGVQFVIKDAEAYQPDITVQQYDKSMVEGLVNMMLNSRLAELVNSANPPFTYGSVYHGETYARTKDAFQGSAATKDGDQLNALKVLLEEVERAKRFGFTQSELDRAKDQMLSSYEWAYNNKDKNQSDELVDSYVGNFLRQDPIPGITWGYEHIKEVLPKVGLEQTNELIKKLVKDDSRVIVMTGPQKDHIKMPTEAMVRNTFDAVKSSDLKPYKEKTKIESLIKPFRSDGKIVKTETDAKLGTTTWTLSNGAKVTFKKTDFKDDEIVFSAISLGGVSVIPDADYNATKFAFDALLEAGLAGLSKTDLAHYLAGKQVNVSSYIGGPTEGVSGASSKKDLKTAMELMYACFTDLNYNPDAFNAYKTKKSAMLANADSDPGYYFSNEYSKFINQKNPRFTGLEPTEKDWANTDYKKAYDIYKEKFANAGNFHFYFVGNIDEAQLKNEVLQYIASLPATGKSSTFKDTGYRPVEGGYTKLYKKGKEPKSLVTISYSGEAPYNEKEAFALSALGEVATIKILEKLREDESGIYGGGASGSFMKIPYSAYDFTVNFPCGPENADKLTKSAIAELQKLIDKGPEQKDLDKYKEAEYNEYSTSLKNNGFWLQGISQSQIDGSDPYAVLNYPDKVKALTVKDLHEVAEKYLTKQRNIATLMPEDGWEKAKKDETEKAGKAH, encoded by the coding sequence ATGAGAAAAATATTATCTTCGCTTTCAGTCATCTTTCTGATGTCTGCGAATGCCTTTGGACAGAATATCCCTGTGGATCCGTCCGTAAGAATCGGTACCCTTTCCAACGGAATGAAGTACTACATCAAAAAAAATGCTTTACCTGAGAAAAAAGTGGAATTCCGTCTGGCAATCAATGCAGGATCTATTCTTGAAGACGAAAATCAGAGAGGACTGGCTCACTTTATGGAGCACATGAATTTCAATGGAACCAAAAATTTTCCCGATAATAAACTGGTAGATTTTTTACAGTCTATCGGTGTCAAGTTTGGGCAGCACCTTAATGCTTCTACCGGCTTTGACGAAACTGTTTACATGCTTCCTGTTCCCCTGGATAAACCTGGAAACCTGGATGCCGGACTGAAAGTAATGGAAGACTGGGCATTTAATGCAACCCTTTCGGATGAACAGATCAATAAAGAAAGAGGGGTAGTGCTGGAAGAGCTGAGATTAGGTCTTGGACCGGATAAGAGAATGATGGACAGATATCTTCCAAAGCTTTTATACAAATCTCACTATGCAGACAGGATTCCGATCGGGAAAAAAGAAGTGCTGGAAAATTTCACCCCAGATCTTATCAGACAATTCCATCAGGATTGGTACAGACCGGATCTGATGGCCCTTGTAGTAGTAGGAGACATCAATGCAGATGAAATTGAGAAAAAAATTAAAGATCAATTCAGTAAATACAAAAATCCCTCAAAACCGAAAGAAAGAAAATCTTTTGATCTTCCCAATCATAAAGAAACCTTGGTAGCTATTGAGACAGATCCCGAGGCTACAGGTTCCGGAGTACAGTTTGTCATTAAAGATGCTGAAGCATACCAGCCGGATATTACGGTTCAGCAATATGATAAAAGTATGGTGGAAGGTCTTGTAAACATGATGCTGAACAGCCGTTTGGCAGAGCTGGTGAACTCAGCAAACCCACCCTTTACTTATGGTTCTGTATACCACGGGGAAACTTACGCAAGAACCAAGGATGCCTTTCAGGGGTCAGCAGCTACCAAAGACGGTGATCAGCTGAATGCGCTGAAAGTCCTTTTGGAAGAAGTGGAAAGAGCCAAAAGATTCGGATTTACCCAATCTGAGCTGGACAGAGCAAAAGACCAAATGCTTTCATCTTATGAGTGGGCCTATAACAATAAAGACAAAAACCAAAGCGATGAGCTGGTGGATAGTTATGTAGGTAATTTCCTGAGACAGGATCCGATCCCGGGAATTACCTGGGGATATGAACATATTAAAGAAGTCCTTCCAAAGGTAGGATTGGAGCAAACCAATGAACTCATTAAAAAGCTGGTAAAAGATGACAGCAGGGTGATTGTGATGACAGGACCTCAAAAGGATCATATTAAAATGCCGACAGAGGCCATGGTGCGGAATACATTTGATGCTGTGAAAAGTTCTGATCTTAAACCCTATAAAGAAAAAACGAAAATTGAAAGTTTAATAAAGCCCTTCAGATCTGATGGAAAAATAGTTAAAACAGAAACGGATGCCAAATTGGGGACTACCACCTGGACCTTAAGCAACGGAGCTAAAGTAACCTTCAAAAAAACCGATTTTAAAGATGATGAAATTGTCTTTTCTGCAATAAGCCTTGGCGGAGTATCTGTTATTCCGGATGCTGATTACAATGCAACAAAATTTGCTTTCGATGCTTTGCTGGAGGCCGGTTTAGCCGGGCTTTCCAAAACAGACCTTGCGCACTATCTTGCAGGAAAGCAGGTGAATGTAAGCTCTTACATCGGCGGACCCACAGAGGGCGTTTCAGGAGCAAGCTCGAAAAAAGATCTGAAAACTGCTATGGAGTTGATGTATGCCTGTTTTACGGACTTAAATTACAACCCTGATGCATTCAATGCCTATAAAACAAAAAAATCGGCAATGCTGGCTAATGCAGACTCAGATCCGGGCTATTATTTTTCCAATGAATATTCAAAATTCATCAACCAGAAAAATCCCCGGTTTACAGGTCTGGAACCTACAGAAAAGGATTGGGCAAATACAGATTATAAAAAGGCATATGATATCTATAAAGAGAAATTTGCCAATGCAGGAAATTTTCATTTCTATTTTGTAGGGAATATAGACGAAGCACAGCTTAAAAATGAGGTTCTGCAGTATATTGCATCACTTCCTGCAACAGGAAAATCGTCTACCTTTAAAGATACCGGATACAGACCTGTGGAAGGAGGATATACAAAGCTCTATAAAAAAGGAAAAGAACCGAAAAGCCTTGTTACAATTTCCTACAGCGGAGAAGCTCCCTATAACGAAAAGGAGGCCTTTGCGCTATCTGCTTTGGGCGAAGTGGCAACCATTAAAATTCTTGAAAAACTGAGAGAAGATGAAAGCGGTATTTATGGAGGCGGGGCAAGCGGAAGCTTTATGAAAATTCCCTATAGCGCTTATGATTTTACAGTTAACTTTCCTTGTGGTCCGGAAAATGCAGATAAGCTTACCAAAAGTGCAATAGCAGAACTGCAAAAACTGATCGATAAAGGACCTGAGCAAAAAGACCTTGATAAATATAAAGAAGCAGAATACAACGAATACAGTACAAGCCTTAAAAACAACGGATTCTGGTTACAGGGGATTTCCCAAAGCCAGATCGACGGAAGTGATCCATATGCTGTTCTGAATTATCCGGATAAAGTAAAAGCGCTTACGGTGAAAGATCTTCACGAGGTAGCTGAAAAATACCTTACAAAACAACGGAATATAGCGACTTTGATGCCGGAAGACGGTTGGGAAAAAGCTAAAAAAGATGAAACTGAAAAAGCCGGAAAAGCCCACTGA
- a CDS encoding M16 family metallopeptidase has protein sequence MKKVLSSFAVIFLMSANAFGQNIPVDPSVRIGTLSNGMKYYIKKNTLPEKKVDFRLAINAGSILEDENQRGLAHFMEHMNFNGTKNFPDNKLVDFLQSIGVKFGQHLNAYTGFDETVYMLPVPLDKPGNLDAGLKVMEDWAFNATLSDEQINKERGVVLEELRLGLGADKRMMDKYLPKLLYKSQYAERLPIGKKEILENFKPDVVRKFHQDWYRPDLMAIVVVGDINVDEIEKKIKDNFSKYKNPSKPRERKSFDLPNHKETLVAIETDPDATNSMVQFIMKDAEAYTPDVTVQQYNQSVIENLSTTMLNNRLRELINSTNPPFTFGSVYHGGTYARSKEAFQGFAMVKEGNQLNALKVLLEEVERAKRFGFTQSELDRAKSQVLSNLERSYNNKDKTESGMLVDEYVRNFLEQEPIPGIAWEYEDTKSFLPSVTLAQTNEIIKKMVKDDSRVIVMTGPKKDNVTMPTEAMVLNTFEAVKMADLKPYEEKETIKNLIKPFKSEGKIAKTETDSRLGTTTWTLSNGAKVTFKKTDFKDDEIVFTARSLGGTSLIPDADYNKTQFAFSALTEAGVGGFSKADLTNYLAGKQVAVNPMVGTLYEGVSGRTTQKDLGTAMELIYAYFTSLNYNPASFNAYKEKQSAMLNNLLSNPQAYFSNEHAKFMNQKNPRFIGVFPMEKDWANTDYKKAYDIYKDKFANAGNFQFYFVGNIDEAKFRDEVLQYIASLPSSGKTTQFKDTGYRTVTGDYTKVYKKGKDPKSMVSISYSGEAPYNEKEALALSALGEVATIKVIEKLREDESGIYGGGARGGMNKVPYGTYSFGINFPCGPENADKLTQSAIAELQKLIDNGPEQKDLDKYKEGEYNDNKTELKDNMFWMNAIAKNQLDGSDKYDILNHQEKVKALTVKDLQDVAKKYLTKGRIVATLMPEDGWEKAKKAETAAAKAGAVN, from the coding sequence ATGAAAAAAGTATTATCTTCATTTGCCGTCATTTTTCTGATGTCTGCGAATGCCTTTGGACAGAATATCCCTGTAGATCCGTCCGTAAGAATCGGTACCCTTTCCAACGGAATGAAGTACTACATCAAAAAAAATACACTGCCTGAGAAAAAAGTAGATTTCCGCCTGGCAATCAATGCAGGATCTATTCTTGAAGATGAAAATCAAAGAGGATTGGCTCACTTTATGGAGCACATGAACTTCAACGGAACCAAAAATTTTCCTGATAACAAACTGGTAGACTTTCTACAGTCTATCGGAGTCAAGTTTGGCCAGCACCTTAATGCTTATACCGGCTTTGATGAAACCGTTTATATGCTTCCTGTCCCGCTGGATAAACCTGGAAACCTGGATGCCGGACTGAAAGTAATGGAAGACTGGGCATTTAATGCAACCCTTTCGGACGAACAGATCAATAAAGAAAGAGGCGTCGTGCTGGAAGAGCTGAGATTAGGTCTTGGAGCAGATAAAAGAATGATGGATAAATACCTTCCGAAACTTTTATACAAATCTCAATACGCAGAAAGACTTCCGATCGGGAAAAAAGAAATACTGGAAAACTTCAAACCGGATGTGGTCAGAAAATTCCACCAGGATTGGTACAGACCGGATCTTATGGCAATTGTTGTTGTGGGAGACATCAACGTGGATGAAATTGAAAAAAAGATCAAAGACAATTTCAGTAAATATAAAAATCCTTCAAAACCCAGAGAAAGAAAATCCTTTGATCTTCCGAATCATAAAGAAACCCTGGTAGCTATTGAAACAGACCCGGATGCTACGAACTCTATGGTACAGTTCATTATGAAAGATGCCGAAGCTTATACACCGGATGTAACCGTTCAGCAATATAATCAGAGTGTCATAGAAAATCTTTCCACTACTATGCTGAATAACAGGCTGAGAGAACTCATCAATTCTACCAACCCGCCTTTTACTTTCGGTTCTGTTTACCACGGAGGAACGTATGCAAGAAGTAAAGAAGCATTCCAGGGATTTGCCATGGTAAAAGAAGGAAATCAGCTGAATGCGCTGAAAGTTCTTTTGGAAGAAGTGGAAAGAGCCAAAAGGTTCGGATTTACCCAATCTGAATTAGACAGAGCTAAATCTCAGGTACTTTCTAACCTTGAAAGATCTTACAATAACAAAGATAAAACAGAAAGCGGAATGCTGGTAGATGAGTATGTAAGAAACTTTCTGGAGCAGGAGCCCATCCCCGGGATTGCATGGGAATATGAAGATACCAAATCTTTCTTACCGTCTGTTACGCTGGCACAAACCAATGAAATCATCAAGAAAATGGTGAAAGATGACAGCCGGGTGATTGTGATGACAGGTCCTAAAAAAGATAATGTAACCATGCCTACAGAAGCCATGGTTCTGAATACATTTGAGGCCGTGAAAATGGCAGATCTTAAGCCTTATGAAGAAAAGGAAACCATCAAAAACCTGATAAAGCCATTCAAATCTGAAGGTAAAATTGCCAAAACAGAAACAGATTCCAGATTAGGAACAACCACATGGACCTTAAGCAACGGAGCAAAAGTTACTTTCAAGAAAACAGATTTCAAAGATGACGAAATTGTATTTACAGCTAGAAGCTTAGGAGGAACTTCTCTTATTCCCGATGCAGATTACAACAAAACACAGTTTGCATTTTCTGCATTAACAGAAGCTGGAGTAGGCGGGTTCTCCAAAGCAGATCTTACCAATTATCTGGCAGGTAAACAGGTGGCAGTAAATCCTATGGTGGGTACACTTTATGAAGGAGTATCAGGAAGAACCACCCAAAAAGACCTTGGAACGGCTATGGAATTGATATATGCTTATTTTACAAGTTTAAATTACAATCCGGCCTCCTTTAATGCTTATAAAGAAAAGCAGTCGGCAATGCTCAATAACCTGTTGTCAAATCCCCAGGCTTATTTCTCTAACGAGCATGCTAAATTTATGAACCAGAAGAACCCTAGATTTATCGGGGTATTCCCAATGGAAAAAGACTGGGCCAATACAGACTATAAAAAAGCATATGATATCTACAAAGATAAATTTGCCAATGCCGGAAACTTCCAGTTCTATTTCGTAGGAAATATTGATGAAGCGAAGTTCAGAGATGAAGTACTGCAGTATATTGCAAGTCTTCCATCATCAGGAAAAACAACCCAATTCAAAGATACAGGATACAGAACGGTGACCGGAGATTATACAAAAGTGTATAAAAAAGGAAAAGATCCTAAAAGTATGGTATCCATCTCTTACAGCGGGGAAGCTCCTTACAATGAAAAAGAAGCTTTGGCATTATCTGCTCTTGGGGAAGTGGCTACCATTAAAGTTATCGAAAAATTGAGAGAAGATGAAAGCGGTATCTATGGTGGCGGAGCAAGAGGAGGTATGAACAAAGTCCCTTATGGCACCTACAGTTTCGGGATCAATTTCCCTTGTGGTCCGGAAAACGCAGATAAACTGACTCAAAGTGCTATTGCAGAGCTTCAGAAACTGATTGACAATGGTCCTGAGCAGAAAGATCTGGATAAATACAAAGAAGGGGAATACAATGATAATAAAACAGAGCTTAAAGACAATATGTTCTGGATGAATGCCATCGCTAAAAACCAATTGGACGGAAGTGATAAATATGATATTCTTAACCATCAGGAAAAAGTAAAAGCGCTTACCGTGAAAGACCTCCAGGACGTTGCCAAAAAATACCTTACAAAAGGAAGAATAGTAGCAACACTAATGCCGGAAGACGGCTGGGAAAAAGCTAAAAAAGCAGAAACCGCTGCTGCAAAAGCTGGTGCTGTTAATTGA